A part of Silvimonas soli genomic DNA contains:
- a CDS encoding RNA-binding S4 domain-containing protein produces MKTPEIQKYRVDKWLWAARFFKTRSLATDAVTAGHIHLNGERPKPARDLKVGDMLRIQVPHGEFEVEVLALSDQRGSGEKARSLYRETPESMVKREQAALEKQLAPQFDHPLAKGRPTKKWRRQLHLLERG; encoded by the coding sequence ATGAAAACTCCAGAAATCCAGAAGTACCGCGTCGATAAATGGCTATGGGCCGCGCGGTTTTTCAAAACCCGTTCTTTGGCGACGGATGCCGTTACCGCTGGCCACATCCATTTGAATGGAGAACGCCCCAAGCCCGCACGCGATCTCAAAGTGGGCGACATGCTGCGCATTCAGGTGCCGCATGGCGAGTTTGAGGTGGAAGTGCTGGCCCTGTCCGACCAGCGTGGTTCCGGTGAAAAAGCCCGCTCGCTGTATCGGGAAACGCCAGAAAGCATGGTCAAGCGCGAGCAGGCCGCACTGGAAAAACAACTGGCGCCGCAGTTCGATCACCCGCTGGCCAAAGGTCGCCCGACCAAGAAATGGCGGCGGCAGTTGCACTTGCTGGAGCGCGGTTAG